A genomic window from Periweissella cryptocerci includes:
- the recN gene encoding DNA repair protein RecN, with translation MLRELSIDNFAIIPHLNVDFSTGMTVLSGETGAGKSIIIDAVGLLAGGRGSQEFIRTGSDKAILQAAFELNQENNLTLQMLDQLGIEHSDGQLILQREIQRSGRNVIRINGILANLATLKQVGETLVDIHGQNEHQELMQPEKHLGMLDEYATKQISALLSAYQAKYQAYQKVLAAVKKKQANEQEWAQRLDMLKFQVEELENAELVAGEEAELMAERDRLNNFQKIVEALEATNANLNGDEDQGALDSVGEAMNVMQSIENIDDQYREISEAIASAFYALQEAANDAVRQSDLLEYDEGRLNEIETRLEQLHQLERKYGDSVEVMMTYLDKIKQEYLEMQTANADGSELEQQLATLTADLQQAGQKLSQVRQTQGEKLAGAIHEQLKDLYMDKAVFSVYFKPTTNFFPTGIDDVEFYIQTNPGEDAKPLAKIASGGELSRMMLAMKTIFAQSQGITAIIFDEVDTGVSGRVAQAIAEKIADIASYSQVLTITHLPQVAAMADQHFFIEKKIIGKRTETSLTVLEDDQRAQEIARMLSGTEVTELALANAEELLKLARARKESHHA, from the coding sequence ATGCTGCGCGAACTTTCAATTGATAATTTCGCTATTATTCCACACTTGAATGTTGATTTTAGCACTGGAATGACGGTACTTTCTGGTGAAACTGGAGCCGGTAAATCAATAATTATTGATGCCGTGGGCTTATTAGCTGGCGGTCGTGGCTCACAAGAATTTATTCGGACGGGGAGTGATAAAGCTATTTTGCAAGCAGCTTTTGAACTCAATCAAGAAAATAATTTGACCCTCCAAATGCTTGATCAGTTGGGGATTGAACATAGTGATGGTCAGCTGATATTGCAACGTGAAATTCAACGCAGTGGTCGCAATGTCATCCGAATTAATGGTATTTTGGCTAATTTAGCAACGTTAAAACAAGTTGGCGAAACGTTAGTCGATATTCATGGGCAAAACGAACACCAAGAACTGATGCAGCCTGAAAAACATCTCGGTATGTTGGATGAATACGCAACTAAGCAAATCAGCGCATTACTGAGCGCATATCAAGCCAAATATCAGGCCTACCAAAAAGTATTAGCAGCGGTAAAAAAGAAGCAAGCTAACGAACAAGAATGGGCGCAACGGTTAGATATGCTGAAATTCCAAGTTGAAGAGTTGGAAAATGCAGAACTGGTAGCTGGTGAAGAAGCTGAATTGATGGCGGAACGGGATCGTTTGAATAACTTTCAAAAAATCGTTGAGGCGCTTGAAGCAACCAATGCGAATTTGAATGGGGATGAAGATCAAGGCGCTTTGGACAGTGTTGGTGAAGCAATGAATGTGATGCAATCAATTGAGAACATTGACGACCAATACCGTGAAATAAGTGAAGCGATTGCTAGTGCATTTTATGCTTTACAAGAAGCTGCTAATGACGCTGTGCGCCAAAGTGATTTACTTGAATACGATGAAGGCCGACTAAACGAAATCGAAACGCGGCTTGAACAACTCCACCAATTAGAACGCAAGTATGGTGATTCAGTAGAAGTTATGATGACCTATCTAGATAAAATTAAGCAAGAATATCTGGAAATGCAGACTGCTAATGCCGATGGCTCGGAGTTGGAACAACAATTAGCAACATTGACGGCTGATTTACAGCAAGCGGGTCAGAAACTTTCACAAGTAAGACAAACACAAGGTGAAAAGCTAGCCGGTGCAATTCATGAACAACTTAAAGATTTGTACATGGATAAAGCAGTCTTCTCCGTTTATTTTAAGCCAACAACTAATTTCTTTCCTACAGGAATAGATGACGTTGAATTTTATATTCAAACTAATCCTGGTGAAGATGCCAAACCACTAGCCAAGATTGCTTCTGGTGGTGAGTTATCACGAATGATGCTGGCAATGAAAACTATTTTTGCCCAATCACAAGGGATTACCGCCATCATTTTTGATGAAGTGGATACAGGGGTGTCAGGTCGCGTTGCACAAGCAATTGCGGAAAAGATTGCCGATATAGCTAGCTACTCGCAAGTTCTAACTATTACACATTTACCACAAGTTGCGGCAATGGCTGATCAACACTTCTTTATTGAAAAGAAAATCATCGGAAAACGTACTGAAACATCACTGACCGTACTTGAAGATGATCAACGAGCACAAGAAATTGCGCGGATGTTGAGTGGGACTGAAGTGACAGAATTAGCACTGGCTAATGCGGAAGAACTATTAAAATTAGCACGCGCGCGAAAGGAATCTCACCATGCATAA
- a CDS encoding nicotinate-nucleotide adenylyltransferase, whose product MKWGEPVLTTVLDKKSATQVLTEMTINQPKKRVGIMGGTFNPIHNGHLIMADQVGTQLGLDKVLFMPNATPPHVDLKKAIDGRTRARLIRRAITGNPLFDLETLELQRGGKSYSYNTLLALTQLHPDVEYYFIIGADEVEYLPTWYRIDDLLQLTTFVAVKRKGHEQLSRYPVIWVDSPMIEISSTDIRRRIKYGQSIRYLVPEAVEDYIKEHKLYQDDKKD is encoded by the coding sequence ATGAAATGGGGTGAGCCTGTGTTAACGACTGTCTTAGATAAAAAATCAGCGACGCAAGTATTAACTGAAATGACCATTAACCAGCCAAAGAAGCGTGTTGGAATTATGGGTGGAACTTTTAATCCGATTCACAATGGGCATTTAATTATGGCTGATCAAGTGGGTACTCAGTTAGGCTTAGACAAAGTATTATTTATGCCTAATGCTACGCCGCCACATGTTGATCTAAAAAAAGCAATTGATGGTCGTACGCGGGCGCGGTTAATTCGCCGGGCAATCACGGGTAATCCGCTGTTTGACTTAGAGACTTTAGAGTTACAACGGGGCGGAAAAAGCTATTCATACAACACGCTGTTAGCATTGACGCAACTACACCCGGATGTGGAATATTATTTTATCATTGGGGCAGATGAGGTTGAATATTTGCCAACTTGGTATCGCATTGATGACTTATTGCAATTGACGACTTTTGTCGCGGTGAAGCGTAAGGGGCATGAACAATTATCACGGTACCCAGTAATTTGGGTGGACTCACCAATGATTGAAATTTCCTCAACAGACATTCGCCGGCGCATCAAATACGGTCAATCAATTCGTTACTTGGTACCAGAAGCTGTTGAAGATTACATTAAGGAGCATAAGTTATATCAAGATGACAAAAAAGATTGA
- the yqeK gene encoding bis(5'-nucleosyl)-tetraphosphatase (symmetrical) YqeK: MTKKIEYSNRYFAGNHEALVAKLRGALSDFRFEHVLRVEAKALEFAEHLGVKDFEQVSVAALVHDYAKERSAEEFQQVIVAKHLDPDLLNWGNAIWHGVVGAEMIHDELQVTDEDILNAVRRHTTGDVFMTTLDKIIYMADYIEDGRDFPGVDEVREVTFNNIDEGVAWQTGHTLNYLMAKQALIYPKTILTYNAWVAQK, encoded by the coding sequence ATGACAAAAAAGATTGAGTATTCTAACCGCTATTTTGCGGGAAATCATGAAGCATTAGTTGCTAAATTACGTGGCGCTTTATCGGATTTTCGTTTTGAACATGTGCTCCGTGTAGAAGCTAAAGCCCTAGAATTTGCTGAACATTTAGGTGTTAAGGATTTTGAACAAGTTTCTGTGGCGGCGTTAGTGCACGACTATGCTAAGGAACGATCAGCTGAGGAGTTTCAACAGGTGATTGTCGCTAAACATCTTGATCCTGATTTATTAAATTGGGGGAATGCTATCTGGCATGGTGTTGTTGGCGCAGAAATGATTCACGATGAGTTACAGGTGACAGACGAAGACATTTTAAATGCTGTTCGCCGCCACACGACTGGGGATGTGTTTATGACAACTTTAGACAAAATTATTTACATGGCTGACTACATTGAAGACGGACGGGATTTCCCGGGTGTTGATGAAGTACGGGAAGTTACTTTTAATAATATTGACGAAGGTGTTGCATGGCAGACCGGTCATACGTTAAACTACTTAATGGCGAAACAAGCGTTGATTTACCCAAAAACTATTTTGACGTACAATGCTTGGGTCGCACAAAAATAA
- the rsfS gene encoding ribosome silencing factor, whose protein sequence is MDSKQMLEIAVKAADDKRAENIVALDVQSVSLLSDYFVIMNAPSKRQVKAIVDEIEDKMNENGVFVKQIEGKAEGTWVLMDFTDIIIHVFDEETRDHYNLEKLWGDAPYADVSAYITEG, encoded by the coding sequence ATGGATTCAAAACAAATGTTAGAAATCGCCGTTAAAGCTGCCGACGACAAGCGCGCTGAAAATATCGTAGCCCTTGATGTTCAATCAGTTTCACTTTTATCAGATTACTTTGTAATTATGAACGCACCATCAAAGCGTCAAGTGAAGGCGATTGTTGACGAAATTGAAGACAAGATGAATGAAAACGGCGTGTTCGTTAAGCAAATCGAAGGTAAAGCCGAAGGTACTTGGGTATTGATGGACTTTACTGACATTATTATTCACGTCTTTGACGAAGAAACACGTGATCACTACAACTTGGAAAAGCTTTGGGGCGATGCACCTTATGCAGACGTTTCAGCTTACATCACTGAGGGCTAG
- the rplT gene encoding 50S ribosomal protein L20, translated as MRVKGGTVTRARRKKMIKLAKGYRGQRHINFKVAKQSVMQSYYYAFRDRKKTKSNFRKLWIARINAAARMNGLSYSKLMHGLTLAGSTLNRKMLADLAVTDEASFTKLADMAKKALETK; from the coding sequence ATGCGTGTTAAGGGTGGAACAGTGACGCGTGCTCGTCGCAAAAAAATGATCAAGTTGGCCAAGGGTTACCGTGGACAACGTCACATCAACTTTAAGGTTGCTAAGCAATCAGTAATGCAATCATACTACTATGCATTCCGCGATCGTAAGAAGACTAAGTCTAACTTCCGTAAGCTTTGGATTGCTCGTATCAACGCTGCTGCTCGTATGAACGGTTTGTCATACAGCAAGTTGATGCACGGTTTGACTCTTGCAGGTTCAACTTTGAACCGTAAGATGCTTGCTGACCTTGCAGTAACTGATGAAGCTTCATTTACCAAATTAGCTGACATGGCTAAGAAGGCACTTGAAACTAAGTAA
- a CDS encoding aminoglycoside 6-adenylyltransferase → MSRDDIWQQLQAIVTADPHIRALGLEGSLSNPISVADERSDIDATVFVDVMARFSPEWFDQFGPVIIVQSFMDTSLFHESGTAWQVELMRLQNGVRLDLKIAPVADITEYLASDSLNQLVLNKDGELGRPSSERDFITNEPSETEFNETLNEFYWQAGNISKGLKRKQLIYANEMFNQHLRPEMLRVLAWQISRQSDWEINLGFEYKYLGAYIALSDLQMLNATYVQDSISHTHHSLYVALKLMGRLARTFAGQQNWQLPVFVARVEQELGVAASETDENKL, encoded by the coding sequence ATGTCACGTGATGATATTTGGCAGCAATTACAAGCTATCGTGACCGCTGACCCGCACATTCGAGCACTGGGACTTGAGGGTTCACTCAGCAACCCAATAAGCGTGGCTGATGAACGTAGTGATATTGATGCAACGGTATTTGTAGATGTGATGGCTCGCTTTAGTCCGGAGTGGTTTGATCAATTTGGCCCGGTTATTATTGTGCAGTCCTTCATGGATACTAGTCTTTTTCATGAGAGTGGTACAGCGTGGCAAGTGGAATTAATGCGTTTGCAAAACGGGGTACGCTTGGATTTAAAAATTGCACCAGTAGCGGACATTACTGAGTACTTGGCTAGCGATAGTCTAAATCAATTAGTATTGAATAAAGATGGTGAACTTGGCCGTCCTAGTTCTGAACGTGACTTTATCACAAATGAGCCCTCTGAGACTGAATTTAACGAAACGCTCAATGAATTTTATTGGCAAGCTGGTAATATCAGTAAGGGACTCAAACGGAAACAATTGATTTATGCCAATGAAATGTTCAATCAGCATTTACGCCCTGAAATGTTACGTGTTTTAGCTTGGCAGATTAGTCGCCAGTCGGATTGGGAAATCAATCTAGGATTTGAATATAAATATTTAGGCGCCTATATTGCGCTTAGCGACCTGCAAATGCTGAACGCGACTTATGTCCAAGATTCCATATCACACACTCATCACAGCCTGTATGTGGCATTAAAACTCATGGGACGCTTGGCGCGGACCTTTGCGGGACAGCAAAACTGGCAATTACCGGTATTTGTTGCTCGGGTCGAACAAGAACTCGGGGTGGCTGCTAGTGAAACCGATGAAAATAAACTATAA
- a CDS encoding YhbY family RNA-binding protein, with protein MSDLRGKQKHYLRAQAHNMTPIFSVGKNGLSKIWLDQLTDAIEKRELFKISIQQTADVDVDDVKKYVENNSRIEIVQTIGRTLVLYKRSDNPENREFSTEVEAI; from the coding sequence ATGTCTGATTTACGTGGAAAACAAAAACACTATTTACGTGCCCAAGCGCACAACATGACTCCAATTTTCTCAGTTGGTAAGAATGGTTTATCAAAAATTTGGTTGGATCAATTAACGGATGCAATTGAAAAACGCGAACTTTTTAAGATTTCAATTCAACAAACGGCTGATGTCGATGTTGATGATGTGAAGAAGTATGTGGAAAATAATTCACGGATTGAAATTGTACAAACAATTGGTCGGACGCTCGTCTTGTACAAGCGTTCTGACAATCCAGAAAATCGTGAATTTTCAACCGAAGTAGAAGCAATCTAG
- a CDS encoding aminoglycoside 6-adenylyltransferase, with amino-acid sequence MSKETVFENLKNFVTRDSRVRAIGTTTTAAVDLDVTLFVTQMSLFKNTDWLNFLGDYKFTETKLSQEDTEPAHLKMLFDDGTEVVLHIAPTFEKRFFVKNAHNQILADKDAAK; translated from the coding sequence ATGAGTAAAGAAACTGTTTTTGAAAACCTGAAAAATTTTGTGACCCGTGATTCACGTGTACGCGCGATTGGTACTACTACAACCGCTGCGGTTGATTTAGATGTAACTTTGTTTGTCACACAAATGAGTTTATTTAAAAATACAGACTGGTTGAACTTTCTCGGTGATTATAAATTTACTGAAACAAAGTTGAGTCAAGAAGACACTGAACCTGCTCATTTAAAAATGTTATTTGACGATGGTACTGAGGTTGTGCTCCACATTGCCCCAACTTTTGAAAAACGATTCTTTGTTAAAAATGCTCATAATCAAATATTAGCTGATAAGGATGCTGCGAAGTAA
- the infC gene encoding translation initiation factor IF-3, with amino-acid sequence MVNDKIRAREVRLITDDGDKGVLPTSEALQMAINQDMDLVLVQATAKPPVAKIMDYGKFKFDAQKRQREARKNQKIVTVKEVRLSPVIDENDFNTRLKAAIKFLGQGNKVKASIRFKGRAITHKEIGRAVLDRLAEATKDIAKVEQRAKMDGRSMFLVLAPKENNK; translated from the coding sequence TTGGTAAATGACAAGATTCGCGCACGTGAAGTTCGGTTGATCACAGATGATGGTGACAAGGGTGTTTTACCTACGTCAGAAGCATTACAAATGGCAATCAATCAAGATATGGACTTAGTATTGGTACAAGCCACTGCTAAGCCACCTGTTGCGAAGATCATGGACTACGGTAAGTTCAAGTTCGACGCACAAAAACGTCAACGTGAAGCTCGCAAGAATCAAAAAATTGTGACTGTCAAAGAAGTACGTCTTTCACCAGTGATTGATGAAAATGACTTCAACACCCGTTTGAAGGCAGCGATTAAGTTCTTGGGTCAAGGTAACAAAGTTAAAGCGTCAATTCGCTTTAAGGGACGTGCCATCACCCACAAAGAAATTGGTCGTGCGGTCTTAGATCGGTTGGCTGAAGCCACTAAAGATATCGCCAAGGTTGAACAACGCGCTAAGATGGACGGTCGTAGCATGTTCTTGGTTCTTGCGCCAAAAGAAAACAACAAGTAG
- a CDS encoding arginine repressor, which translates to MKKSERHRLIRQLIMQQTFSRQEELVSALEVATDEKFTQATISRDVKEMHLVKARISDGTYRYEVSQAGEMLGESRLSRLLRNNIQSMAVQNSMIMLQVVPGSGAVLGNLLDTMAYDDVFGTLSDDAKVMIFMKDGRDGRRFAAKLRDLL; encoded by the coding sequence ATGAAAAAAAGTGAACGGCACCGTTTGATTCGGCAGTTAATTATGCAGCAGACATTTTCGCGACAGGAAGAACTAGTTAGCGCGTTGGAAGTTGCTACTGATGAAAAATTTACCCAAGCAACAATTAGTCGAGACGTTAAAGAAATGCACCTGGTTAAGGCACGGATTAGCGATGGAACATATCGTTATGAAGTTTCTCAAGCCGGTGAAATGCTTGGAGAAAGTCGGTTGTCGCGGCTATTACGTAATAACATCCAGTCAATGGCGGTTCAAAATTCAATGATTATGCTGCAAGTTGTCCCAGGGTCTGGGGCGGTATTGGGAAACTTGTTGGATACGATGGCTTATGACGATGTCTTCGGCACGCTCAGTGATGATGCTAAAGTCATGATTTTCATGAAAGACGGGCGCGATGGACGTCGATTTGCTGCCAAACTACGTGATTTATTGTAA
- a CDS encoding YqeG family HAD IIIA-type phosphatase, which yields MLNKFAPTWMVDVAYKVTPEQLKAHGIKAVLSDLDNTLIAWNNPEGTPELRAWMDALAQAEIPLVVVSNNSHDRISRAVAPLGLQFVSRAFKPLTRGINQAVKDLGLTKDEVVMVGDQLMTDIWASNNAGVRSILVKPLLETDQWNTRINRFIEKPVKKGMLKGNPELKWMDNIND from the coding sequence ATGCTAAATAAATTTGCCCCAACTTGGATGGTGGACGTTGCTTATAAGGTCACACCGGAACAGTTGAAAGCACACGGAATAAAAGCGGTGCTTTCAGACTTAGATAATACTTTGATTGCTTGGAATAACCCAGAGGGTACACCTGAGTTGCGCGCCTGGATGGACGCACTTGCGCAGGCTGAAATTCCATTGGTGGTAGTTTCAAACAACTCCCACGATCGAATTAGCCGGGCGGTAGCCCCACTAGGATTACAATTTGTTTCACGGGCATTTAAGCCATTAACACGTGGAATTAATCAAGCCGTCAAAGATCTCGGGTTAACAAAGGACGAAGTAGTCATGGTTGGTGATCAACTAATGACTGATATTTGGGCTTCTAACAATGCCGGCGTTCGCAGTATCTTAGTGAAGCCTTTGTTGGAAACTGATCAATGGAACACACGAATTAACCGTTTTATTGAAAAACCTGTTAAGAAGGGGATGCTTAAAGGCAACCCAGAATTGAAGTGGATGGATAATATTAATGACTGA
- a CDS encoding class I SAM-dependent DNA methyltransferase: MANYQTFAKLYDDLFDSEMYLQWRDYVLAQVPNKDGELLELAGGAGRLAVLLAKEGYHVSVFDLSPEMLALAMKHAQEANVELPLIEGDMTEWSDLPNKYATITSFADSFNYLPNEAAMQATFQQVYDHLETDGQFLFDVISPYQTDEVYPGYMYNWHDDETAFMWSSFEDDQPHSVEHELTFFVYQEDIDGYRQIQEFHHERTYELPVYQQLLANVGFKNVQVTAEFGTEAVNETTTRWFFSATK, translated from the coding sequence ATGGCTAACTACCAAACTTTCGCCAAGTTATACGATGACTTGTTCGATAGTGAAATGTACTTGCAATGGCGTGATTACGTATTAGCGCAAGTGCCTAACAAGGATGGTGAGTTGCTGGAATTAGCTGGTGGTGCTGGTCGTTTGGCCGTATTACTTGCTAAGGAAGGTTACCATGTGTCAGTTTTTGACCTGTCACCAGAAATGTTGGCGTTGGCAATGAAGCACGCGCAAGAAGCTAATGTTGAGTTGCCTTTGATTGAAGGGGACATGACAGAATGGTCAGACCTACCTAATAAGTATGCGACGATTACTTCGTTTGCAGATTCATTTAATTACTTGCCAAATGAAGCTGCAATGCAAGCGACATTCCAACAAGTTTATGATCATTTGGAAACGGACGGTCAATTCTTGTTTGATGTCATTTCACCATATCAGACGGATGAAGTGTATCCAGGTTATATGTATAACTGGCATGATGATGAAACGGCCTTTATGTGGTCATCATTTGAAGATGATCAGCCACACTCAGTTGAACACGAATTAACATTCTTCGTCTACCAAGAGGATATTGACGGCTACCGTCAAATCCAAGAATTCCACCACGAACGCACGTATGAGTTGCCTGTTTACCAACAATTGTTGGCCAACGTTGGTTTCAAGAATGTGCAAGTAACGGCAGAATTTGGTACCGAAGCAGTTAATGAAACAACGACGCGTTGGTTCTTTAGTGCTACTAAGTAA
- the rpmI gene encoding 50S ribosomal protein L35 yields the protein MPKQKTHRASAKRFKKTANGGLKSANAFTSHRFHGKTKKQRRQLRGTSMMNHTTLKTYNKLLSNI from the coding sequence ATGCCTAAGCAAAAGACACACCGCGCTTCAGCAAAGCGTTTCAAGAAGACTGCCAACGGTGGCTTGAAGTCAGCTAATGCCTTCACTTCACACCGTTTCCACGGTAAGACTAAGAAGCAACGTCGTCAACTTCGTGGTACTTCAATGATGAACCACACTACTTTGAAGACATACAACAAGTTGCTCTCAAACATCTAA
- the yqeH gene encoding ribosome biogenesis GTPase YqeH: MTDEEIQTALAEGIHCIGCGALIQTTEKGALGFTPMSALKKGLEAEEVYCQRCFRLRHYNEIQPVSLTDDDFRRLLGQIADTDSLIVYVVDIFDFTGSLIPGLHRFVGSNPVLLVGNKADIMPSSLKRTKLTDWMRQQANINGIRPVDVTLVSANKAHGIDTLLAKIDKYRKGRDVYVVGVTNVGKSTLINEIIKSKTGIRDLITTSRFPGTTLDKIEIPFDDNSNMIDTPGIIHQDQMAHYLSAKELKFVSPQKEVKPAIYQLNEGQTLFLAGLARFDFVQGERNSFIGYFENNLMIHRTKLENADAFYAKHVGELLAPPTSDEVTEFPELQRHEFRTTVKSDIIFNGLGWVTVPANVTVAGWAPKGVSVMVRAAMV; encoded by the coding sequence ATGACTGATGAAGAAATTCAAACTGCACTCGCTGAAGGCATTCACTGTATCGGCTGTGGTGCACTGATTCAAACAACTGAAAAAGGCGCTCTTGGTTTCACGCCAATGAGTGCATTGAAAAAAGGCTTAGAAGCTGAAGAAGTATATTGCCAACGTTGTTTCCGTTTGCGTCACTATAACGAAATCCAACCAGTTTCATTGACGGATGACGATTTCCGTCGTTTGCTTGGTCAAATCGCCGACACAGACTCATTGATTGTCTACGTCGTTGATATTTTTGACTTTACCGGTTCATTGATTCCTGGTTTACACCGTTTCGTCGGTAGCAATCCAGTGCTTTTGGTTGGTAACAAAGCCGACATTATGCCAAGTTCATTGAAGCGTACGAAATTGACGGATTGGATGCGTCAACAAGCGAATATCAATGGGATCCGTCCGGTTGATGTGACGCTAGTTTCTGCAAATAAAGCCCATGGTATCGATACGTTACTTGCCAAGATTGATAAGTACCGTAAGGGTCGTGACGTTTACGTGGTTGGGGTTACTAATGTTGGTAAATCAACATTGATTAACGAAATCATTAAGTCAAAAACTGGTATTCGTGACTTGATTACAACGTCACGTTTCCCTGGAACGACTTTGGACAAGATTGAAATTCCTTTCGATGATAATTCAAACATGATTGACACCCCAGGAATTATTCACCAAGATCAAATGGCGCATTATTTAAGTGCCAAGGAATTGAAATTTGTTTCACCACAAAAGGAAGTTAAACCAGCTATTTATCAATTAAATGAAGGCCAAACTTTATTCCTAGCTGGCTTGGCACGTTTTGATTTTGTGCAAGGTGAACGCAATTCATTTATTGGTTATTTTGAAAATAACTTAATGATTCACCGGACGAAGTTGGAAAATGCCGATGCGTTTTATGCTAAGCATGTCGGTGAATTATTAGCCCCACCAACTAGTGATGAAGTGACCGAATTCCCTGAACTACAACGTCATGAATTCCGGACAACTGTTAAGTCTGACATTATCTTTAATGGCCTCGGTTGGGTGACAGTTCCAGCTAACGTAACAGTTGCTGGTTGGGCACCTAAGGGCGTTTCTGTGATGGTTCGTGCCGCAATGGTTTAA